A single window of Methanothermobacter marburgensis str. Marburg DNA harbors:
- a CDS encoding protein translocase subunit SecF, which yields MFDRMFRSYKPLIAIPAAITLLALLLVVFHGLNESVDLRGGALAELTLEKSISGPELESLLKGELGLDDVKVLSVTGKRATVQFGTDVDVVRVSDALKGTATINSYKSVGPVLSKQALNQIYWAVGFAFLFMSITVFIVFRDPIPSIAIILAAASDIIIAVGGMSLFGIPLSLASVGAILMLIGYSVDTDILLTTRILKQRKGDINQRALGAMKTGLTMSISAIASMTALYLVTVFLMPEAQVLSNIAAVLIIGLLADIITTWLMNLGILRWYLEVKA from the coding sequence TTGTTTGATAGGATGTTCAGATCATACAAGCCGCTCATAGCAATACCTGCAGCCATAACACTGCTGGCCCTTCTCCTTGTGGTTTTCCATGGTCTCAATGAAAGCGTGGACCTCAGGGGCGGGGCTCTCGCAGAGCTAACCCTTGAGAAGAGCATCAGTGGTCCGGAACTGGAATCACTCCTCAAGGGTGAACTGGGCCTGGATGATGTGAAGGTGCTCTCGGTGACAGGTAAAAGGGCGACGGTACAGTTCGGTACCGATGTGGATGTTGTCAGGGTGAGTGATGCCCTTAAGGGAACCGCGACCATAAACAGTTACAAGTCAGTAGGACCTGTACTGAGCAAGCAGGCACTGAATCAGATATACTGGGCCGTTGGATTCGCATTCCTCTTCATGTCGATCACCGTTTTCATAGTATTCAGGGACCCGATACCCTCCATCGCTATTATCCTTGCAGCAGCGTCCGACATAATAATAGCGGTTGGTGGTATGTCACTCTTCGGCATACCCCTCTCCCTTGCCTCAGTGGGGGCCATACTCATGCTCATAGGTTACAGTGTGGACACGGATATTCTCCTCACAACCAGGATCCTGAAACAGAGGAAGGGTGACATCAACCAGAGGGCTCTTGGGGCCATGAAGACGGGGCTCACCATGTCCATATCGGCCATAGCCTCAATGACAGCCCTGTACCTGGTCACTGTCTTCCTCATGCCGGAGGCACAGGTCCTCAGTAACATAGCCGCTGTACTCATAATAGGGCTCCTTGCAGACATCATAACCACCTGGCTCATGAACCTTGGAATTCTGAGGTGGTACCTGGAGGTTAAAGCATGA
- a CDS encoding 4Fe-4S binding protein — MKAWLKFSPNIVNKSIISEAIKRYDIDFNILRANITPRGGKMLVEISGPEEKEGIDFIEDAGIEVHPAMRVVKKDREKCVDCGACVSLCPVSAICIEDDWEIRIDDQKCIGCSFCVNSCPTGAIMLFE; from the coding sequence ATGAAGGCCTGGCTTAAATTCTCACCTAATATCGTTAATAAATCCATAATCTCAGAGGCAATAAAGAGGTACGACATTGATTTCAACATACTCCGTGCCAACATCACCCCACGTGGGGGTAAGATGCTTGTTGAGATAAGCGGTCCGGAGGAGAAGGAGGGAATAGACTTCATCGAGGACGCTGGAATTGAGGTTCACCCTGCAATGAGGGTGGTAAAGAAGGACAGGGAGAAGTGCGTGGACTGTGGAGCCTGCGTCTCGCTCTGTCCTGTGAGCGCCATATGCATCGAGGATGACTGGGAGATCAGGATTGACGACCAGAAGTGCATAGGATGCAGCTTCTGTGTGAACTCATGCCCTACAGGGGCCATAATGCTATTTGAATGA
- the pyrI gene encoding aspartate carbamoyltransferase regulatory subunit, translating to MKKPFELRVKPIKNGTVIDHITANRALNVLNILGLPDGRSKVTVAMNMDSSQLGSKDIVKIENRELESSEVDQIALIAPRATINIIRDYKIVEKAKVRLLDEVRGILRCPNPNCITNSDEGVENRFYVISKEPVMLRCYYCERLIETEEIESQF from the coding sequence ATGAAGAAACCCTTTGAACTGCGGGTCAAGCCGATAAAGAACGGGACGGTTATAGACCATATAACCGCCAACAGGGCCCTCAATGTACTCAATATCCTTGGATTGCCCGATGGAAGGAGCAAGGTGACGGTTGCCATGAACATGGATTCATCCCAGCTTGGCTCCAAGGACATTGTTAAGATAGAGAACAGGGAACTTGAGTCATCAGAGGTGGATCAGATAGCCCTGATAGCCCCGCGGGCCACCATAAACATCATAAGGGATTACAAGATTGTTGAAAAGGCCAAGGTGAGGCTTCTGGATGAGGTTAGGGGCATCCTGAGGTGTCCCAACCCCAACTGTATCACCAACAGCGATGAGGGCGTTGAGAACAGGTTCTATGTAATATCAAAGGAACCTGTGATGCTGCGATGCTATTACTGTGAGCGCCTCATTGAGACCGAGGAGATAGAATCCCAGTTTTAG
- a CDS encoding succinylglutamate desuccinylase/aspartoacylase domain-containing protein: MFTFGNGDRKVIIVAGVHGNELPASIAAVKLINYLSGKRIKGTVYVVPFLIPSSTARSYRYWNGKNPNSIANVRGTPSNRIVQLAASRGVCAVGDFHSTRPGGVPGKTSILCTRIPTYESYRMASYMSRYSGSALIPSQVAGKDYPGALEDVCNLAGIPAVTAEVRSPHGSVASGSVTKSYTQMIAFLKYNGII; this comes from the coding sequence ATGTTCACATTTGGTAATGGTGACAGAAAGGTTATAATAGTCGCAGGGGTCCACGGAAATGAACTTCCAGCTTCAATTGCCGCTGTTAAACTCATAAATTATCTTTCAGGTAAAAGGATAAAGGGGACGGTCTACGTTGTACCGTTCCTCATACCATCATCCACTGCCAGGAGTTACAGGTACTGGAATGGTAAGAACCCCAACAGCATTGCAAATGTGAGGGGCACACCATCCAACAGAATAGTTCAGCTGGCTGCTTCAAGGGGTGTGTGTGCCGTGGGGGACTTCCACTCAACAAGGCCTGGTGGAGTGCCCGGGAAAACATCGATTCTCTGCACAAGGATACCCACCTATGAGAGCTACAGGATGGCATCCTATATGAGCCGTTACAGCGGATCAGCCCTCATACCATCACAGGTGGCAGGTAAGGATTATCCAGGAGCCCTTGAGGATGTCTGCAACCTTGCAGGTATCCCTGCAGTTACAGCTGAGGTCCGGTCCCCCCATGGTTCGGTTGCATCGGGGAGTGTTACAAAATCCTACACCCAGATGATAGCCTTCCTGAAGTACAACGGCATCATCTGA
- a CDS encoding flavodoxin family protein translates to MKTCVIYYSRTGNTAMVAKTLAEELNADLIEIKDLKDRRGFLSSFKSSIDALRESKTPISPERVELSEYDLIYIGTPTWAGKPAPAVITFIDRADFLGKDVIPFTTMSRQGGEGAIERMSEKIRARGGRIVNFFMQKTGGKELIQVREDTLKLMAEKDLKIYSSR, encoded by the coding sequence ATGAAGACATGTGTGATCTACTATTCACGCACAGGAAACACTGCAATGGTGGCAAAGACACTTGCAGAGGAATTGAATGCTGATCTAATTGAAATCAAGGATCTTAAGGATAGAAGAGGATTTTTAAGTAGTTTTAAGTCCTCAATAGATGCTTTGAGAGAATCAAAGACCCCAATCAGTCCAGAAAGGGTTGAACTCTCAGAATATGACCTCATATACATTGGCACCCCAACCTGGGCCGGGAAGCCTGCACCTGCAGTGATAACCTTCATTGACAGGGCCGACTTCCTTGGGAAGGATGTGATACCCTTTACAACCATGAGCAGACAGGGTGGTGAAGGTGCGATAGAGCGCATGTCTGAAAAGATAAGGGCCCGCGGGGGCCGTATAGTGAATTTCTTCATGCAGAAAACCGGTGGAAAGGAGCTTATCCAGGTGAGGGAGGATACACTCAAGCTTATGGCAGAAAAGGACCTGAAGATATACAGCTCCAGGTGA
- a CDS encoding homocysteine biosynthesis protein codes for MKTIEEINQKIRDGDAVVVTAAEMTAIVAETGPEAAAREVDVVTTGTFGAMCSSGAFLNFGHSDPPIKMSKTYLNGVEAYSGLAAVDAYIGATQPNRDPEIGLSYGGSHVIEDLIRGKEIELVAEAYGTDCYPLKSVETLISLDTINQAVMVNPRNCYQNYAVAVNSTQETLYTYMGTLLPNYGNVTYSSAGELSPLLNDPYFQTIGVGTKIFLCGSEGYIIGEGTQHSTDVDRKNGVPVSAAGTLMVRGDMKEMDPQYVRGATMPRYGPTLYVGAGIPIPVLNEDIAAATGISDEEIVCRVIDYGVPRRSRPVIMETNYKELKSGKIEINGVEVPTSPLSSLKKATEIAVELKSWIEGGDFLLTEPLKPLPSRGHSTKPLEIRRPSIMVRELESKPVIITHEDDDLREVARKMVDNNINHIPVVDSQGILRGIVTSWDIADAVARGKKSLKDVMTRRVIVARENEPVDVVARRIDKYNISGLPIVDEENRVKGIITAEDISRLIGKLENRGESI; via the coding sequence TTGAAAACAATTGAAGAAATAAACCAGAAGATCAGGGATGGGGATGCTGTCGTCGTAACTGCAGCTGAGATGACAGCAATTGTGGCTGAAACCGGACCAGAAGCTGCTGCAAGAGAAGTTGATGTTGTTACAACCGGTACATTTGGTGCTATGTGTTCATCAGGAGCTTTCCTCAACTTCGGACACTCTGATCCACCAATAAAGATGTCGAAAACGTACCTGAATGGTGTGGAAGCATATTCAGGGCTTGCAGCTGTGGACGCCTACATAGGGGCAACACAACCAAACAGGGACCCTGAGATAGGCCTCAGCTATGGAGGTTCACATGTTATAGAGGACCTCATAAGGGGAAAGGAGATAGAACTGGTTGCAGAGGCCTACGGTACAGACTGCTACCCATTAAAGAGCGTGGAGACCCTCATAAGTCTTGATACAATAAACCAGGCGGTGATGGTAAACCCCAGAAACTGCTACCAGAACTATGCAGTTGCCGTCAATTCAACCCAGGAGACCCTCTACACCTACATGGGAACACTCCTTCCAAATTACGGTAATGTGACATATTCAAGTGCAGGGGAACTGAGCCCCCTCCTCAACGACCCCTACTTCCAGACGATAGGGGTGGGCACAAAGATATTCCTCTGCGGTTCAGAGGGCTATATAATCGGGGAGGGAACACAGCACTCAACGGATGTGGATAGAAAGAATGGTGTTCCTGTTTCAGCCGCAGGGACCCTCATGGTCAGGGGTGATATGAAGGAGATGGATCCCCAATACGTGAGGGGGGCGACCATGCCAAGGTATGGCCCCACACTCTATGTTGGGGCGGGAATACCCATACCAGTGCTCAATGAGGATATAGCAGCTGCAACAGGAATATCAGATGAGGAAATAGTCTGCAGGGTGATAGACTACGGTGTTCCAAGAAGATCAAGACCAGTTATCATGGAAACAAACTATAAGGAGCTCAAATCAGGTAAAATTGAAATAAATGGTGTTGAGGTCCCAACGTCTCCACTTTCATCACTTAAAAAGGCGACGGAGATTGCAGTGGAACTGAAATCATGGATTGAAGGGGGAGATTTCCTCCTCACAGAACCCCTAAAACCCCTACCATCAAGGGGCCATTCCACAAAGCCACTTGAAATACGAAGGCCCTCCATCATGGTGAGGGAACTCGAGAGCAAACCCGTCATAATAACCCACGAGGATGACGACCTCAGGGAGGTGGCGAGGAAGATGGTTGATAACAACATAAACCATATACCTGTTGTTGACAGCCAGGGCATCCTCAGGGGTATTGTGACATCATGGGACATCGCAGATGCAGTTGCAAGGGGCAAGAAAAGTCTGAAGGATGTAATGACCCGCAGAGTAATCGTAGCACGGGAAAATGAACCCGTTGACGTTGTTGCAAGACGTATAGATAAATATAACATATCAGGTTTACCGATAGTGGATGAGGAAAACCGGGTGAAGGGTATAATCACAGCAGAGGATATTTCAAGGCTGATAGGAAAACTGGAGAATAGGGGAGAGTCAATATGA
- a CDS encoding pseudomurein-binding repeat-containing protein, which yields MREINVSVLVIMFLFLVSPAAGAVFVTDSSHTIITAPAAAHTKSGLVVSSYTPEKSVLKYVKGMDTVVVGDVKVNGTRIPARTSSLARYWSRSNVVVLGTGSDISAAYAAIKNDAPLLISGKTLPSATKTEIKRLKPKKIIICAPASAIPSSSLKGLGIPYQRVWYGSDSATLSALQPKSGPVIMAPRSLLPVAMTLWRSGVFSTSTSVRVNGTVLWSSCYPTTSVIMNRYASGTPETIYLSSDRLNGVNGRTLMESIKAEIAGSARVIIDERSPAPGEADRAIKNAPPGSLAVYIAAACPGTMYSTISGIKSGYLRSYASSLDGVAYVNYGSLNLEKTSYLSRAWDDNFSNVYFAGINKPSEYLRSAGILLLEPKVLPQSQQVHFTAMNLIDYAYSADGEHLRAVNSSVYIARHEIDPTTLSADARRIVSGNTTEMAREEWVYLASQYIAGLPIRKNTTAISGASSSSNTYTGTLTRAEYRDAARRVYEFAKTNRRLPAYVSVGDKKLGRDEYTLMFAQIIQNHTDKSKMVFPSSVKVGESLIDTVVQFIKDLIT from the coding sequence ATGAGAGAGATTAATGTATCTGTACTGGTCATCATGTTCCTGTTTCTTGTATCGCCGGCAGCCGGTGCTGTTTTTGTAACCGATTCATCCCATACCATTATAACGGCACCTGCGGCAGCCCATACAAAAAGTGGTCTTGTGGTGAGCAGTTACACTCCAGAGAAGTCCGTCCTCAAGTATGTTAAGGGGATGGACACAGTTGTTGTTGGTGATGTTAAGGTTAATGGGACCCGTATCCCTGCAAGGACATCCTCACTTGCACGTTACTGGAGCAGGAGCAACGTGGTTGTCCTTGGAACCGGGTCAGATATCTCAGCAGCATATGCTGCAATAAAAAATGATGCCCCCCTCCTTATAAGTGGAAAGACGCTGCCATCAGCCACAAAAACAGAGATAAAGCGTTTGAAGCCCAAGAAGATAATCATATGCGCCCCTGCATCAGCCATACCCTCATCATCACTGAAGGGCCTTGGCATACCCTACCAGAGGGTGTGGTATGGCAGTGATTCAGCCACACTGAGCGCCCTCCAGCCAAAATCGGGACCTGTTATCATGGCACCCAGGTCGCTTCTCCCCGTGGCGATGACACTCTGGAGATCAGGCGTATTCTCCACATCCACATCAGTCAGAGTCAATGGAACCGTTCTCTGGTCATCATGCTATCCAACCACATCTGTTATAATGAACCGCTACGCTTCAGGTACGCCAGAGACCATATACTTGAGTTCAGACAGGTTGAATGGTGTTAATGGAAGAACACTCATGGAATCCATAAAGGCAGAGATAGCAGGGTCAGCCAGGGTTATAATAGATGAGAGGTCACCGGCCCCCGGGGAAGCCGACCGTGCCATTAAGAATGCCCCCCCAGGATCCCTTGCTGTTTACATAGCAGCCGCATGTCCCGGGACGATGTACAGTACCATCTCAGGAATAAAATCAGGTTACCTCAGATCATACGCCTCCAGTCTCGACGGGGTGGCCTATGTGAACTACGGTAGCCTCAACCTTGAGAAGACCAGCTACCTATCCAGGGCCTGGGATGATAACTTCTCAAATGTCTACTTTGCAGGGATCAATAAACCCTCAGAGTACCTCAGGAGTGCAGGTATTCTCCTCCTGGAACCAAAGGTTTTACCCCAGAGCCAGCAGGTCCACTTCACAGCAATGAATCTCATCGACTACGCCTACTCTGCAGATGGCGAGCACCTTAGGGCCGTCAATTCATCAGTTTACATCGCAAGGCATGAGATCGATCCAACCACACTCTCAGCAGATGCCCGCCGTATAGTCAGTGGTAACACAACCGAAATGGCTAGGGAGGAGTGGGTCTACCTTGCATCCCAGTACATAGCAGGGCTTCCCATCAGAAAGAACACAACTGCAATATCCGGCGCCAGTTCATCAAGCAACACCTATACAGGGACACTCACAAGGGCCGAATACCGTGACGCCGCAAGGAGGGTCTATGAATTCGCAAAGACCAACAGGAGGCTTCCAGCCTATGTCTCAGTGGGTGATAAGAAGCTTGGGAGGGACGAGTACACACTGATGTTTGCACAGATAATTCAGAACCACACAGATAAGAGCAAGATGGTGTTCCCATCATCTGTTAAGGTGGGTGAAAGCCTCATTGACACTGTGGTCCAGTTCATAAAGGACCTCATAACATAG
- a CDS encoding TldD/PmbA family protein, translated as MDIDMDHLERVISSIAEKVEYADLRAGTSSSGSIILKDGKIQEVKSGEAAGFRVRVLKKGSWGFAFTDEPEELEGMALHAVKMAESLRGDVEVGSLQPQHDKTSVKSSRTPSDVPADEKRELVFEAHHAASVDGVVSTTVSYVDMESSTVFLNSEGSFIEMNDSKVALFLNAVASDGTGIQFGHGSCGGTGGFEILEREDIEEFGRIAGEKAVRLLSADSPPSGRFHVITDPELTGVFIHEALGHAAEADLILQGDSILEGRLGERIASESVTIVDDPTIDGFGSYSYDAEGVEASRTVLVEDGALRSLLNSRETAFKLGLEPSGNARSAIGDQPIVRMSNTFLEPGDLSFDELVEDVRDGIYLRGSRGGQVDTGKGIFQFNAAESFRIRDGEICEPLRDVSLSGNVLETLMNVDGVGSDFKLGIGFCGKSGQSVPVGDGGPHVRILNAMVGGT; from the coding sequence ATGGATATCGATATGGATCATCTGGAGAGGGTAATCAGCAGTATAGCTGAAAAGGTAGAATACGCAGATTTAAGGGCAGGGACCTCATCTTCAGGTTCAATTATACTCAAGGACGGCAAAATACAGGAGGTCAAGTCAGGAGAGGCTGCAGGTTTCAGAGTAAGGGTGCTTAAAAAGGGTTCATGGGGATTCGCCTTCACCGATGAACCAGAAGAGCTGGAGGGAATGGCACTCCATGCTGTTAAGATGGCTGAATCCCTCAGGGGCGATGTTGAGGTTGGTTCACTGCAGCCCCAACACGATAAGACCTCAGTTAAATCATCAAGGACCCCCTCAGATGTTCCAGCAGATGAGAAACGGGAGCTTGTATTTGAGGCTCACCATGCGGCATCGGTTGATGGAGTTGTGAGCACCACCGTGAGTTACGTTGATATGGAGAGTTCAACCGTTTTCCTCAACTCTGAGGGATCCTTCATAGAGATGAACGATTCAAAGGTTGCCCTCTTCCTCAATGCCGTTGCATCCGACGGTACAGGCATCCAGTTTGGCCATGGCAGCTGCGGCGGCACAGGAGGATTTGAGATACTTGAAAGGGAGGACATCGAAGAATTCGGGCGCATAGCAGGTGAGAAGGCGGTGAGACTCCTATCAGCAGATTCACCCCCATCAGGTCGCTTCCATGTAATAACAGACCCTGAACTTACAGGTGTCTTCATACATGAGGCCCTGGGGCATGCCGCAGAGGCTGACCTCATACTTCAGGGTGACTCAATCCTTGAGGGAAGGCTCGGTGAGAGGATCGCCTCAGAGTCTGTGACCATAGTCGATGATCCAACCATTGATGGTTTTGGTAGTTACAGCTACGATGCAGAGGGTGTGGAGGCATCAAGGACTGTTCTTGTGGAGGATGGAGCTCTCAGATCACTTCTGAATTCCAGGGAAACGGCCTTCAAGCTTGGGCTTGAACCATCAGGAAACGCACGTTCAGCCATAGGGGACCAGCCCATTGTCAGGATGAGCAACACATTCCTTGAACCGGGAGACCTATCATTTGATGAACTCGTTGAGGATGTGCGTGATGGCATCTACCTCAGGGGTTCAAGGGGAGGTCAGGTTGATACAGGTAAGGGTATATTCCAGTTCAATGCGGCTGAATCATTCAGGATAAGGGATGGTGAGATATGTGAGCCCCTCAGGGATGTTTCACTTTCAGGGAACGTTCTTGAGACCCTCATGAACGTTGATGGTGTTGGGTCAGACTTCAAGCTTGGGATTGGCTTCTGCGGTAAATCAGGACAGAGCGTCCCTGTGGGTGATGGGGGGCCCCATGTGAGGATACTGAATGCAATGGTTGGTGGAACATGA
- a CDS encoding GMC family oxidoreductase N-terminal domain-containing protein, with the protein MVLIVGSGASGATLARELAVGGFDVTVIERGPYVQDRDAFLCYDESSDDPDILKTSCVGGSTLVAAGNAVRVLEDTLKDYGVDITDDLDAIERELDVRELPDTHIGRGTALIMDAAESLGLEIRRMPKFIRPEKCRPCGKCSFGCPRSAKWSAREFMDEAIEHGAVLVKETEARDLILEGGKVRGLETSAGSFHDETVVLAAGAVETPRILMRAGIDAGRKFFMDTFVTVGGILDGIGFCDEVQMNALIEMDGFILSPHFSTLLFPERNRSDVLGLMVKIRDEACGRVEANRVVKHHTQRDVRYLAEGAALAGAVLSEAGVRADTLRSTRPRGAHPGGTAAIGDVVDANLETSIQGLFVADASVLPEAPGAPPILTLMALARRLARHLTSDI; encoded by the coding sequence ATGGTTCTCATAGTCGGTTCCGGGGCCTCAGGGGCAACCCTTGCAAGGGAACTTGCAGTGGGAGGATTTGATGTTACCGTAATAGAAAGGGGCCCCTACGTTCAGGACAGGGATGCATTTCTGTGCTATGATGAAAGTTCAGACGACCCTGACATCCTTAAAACAAGCTGTGTGGGTGGATCAACCCTCGTGGCAGCGGGTAATGCCGTTAGAGTCCTTGAGGACACGCTGAAGGATTATGGTGTTGATATAACAGATGATCTTGATGCCATTGAGAGGGAACTTGATGTGCGGGAACTCCCGGATACACACATCGGGAGGGGGACTGCACTCATCATGGATGCGGCAGAGTCCCTTGGGCTTGAAATAAGGAGGATGCCGAAGTTCATAAGACCCGAAAAATGCAGACCATGCGGTAAATGCTCCTTTGGCTGCCCCAGGAGTGCCAAATGGTCTGCCAGGGAATTCATGGATGAGGCCATTGAACACGGCGCGGTGCTGGTTAAGGAGACAGAGGCAAGGGATCTGATTCTGGAAGGGGGGAAGGTCAGGGGTCTTGAAACATCAGCAGGCAGTTTCCATGATGAAACCGTTGTCCTGGCAGCAGGGGCAGTTGAAACCCCAAGAATCCTGATGAGGGCAGGTATTGATGCAGGGAGAAAGTTCTTCATGGACACCTTCGTTACGGTGGGGGGCATACTTGATGGGATCGGGTTCTGTGATGAGGTCCAGATGAATGCCCTCATTGAAATGGACGGCTTCATACTTTCACCCCACTTCTCAACTCTCCTCTTTCCTGAGAGGAATAGGAGTGACGTCCTGGGGCTCATGGTCAAGATAAGGGATGAGGCCTGCGGCCGTGTGGAGGCTAATAGGGTTGTGAAGCACCACACCCAGAGGGATGTGAGGTATCTCGCTGAGGGCGCTGCCCTTGCAGGGGCGGTTCTATCTGAGGCAGGTGTAAGGGCGGATACCCTACGATCCACACGCCCCCGTGGAGCCCACCCCGGGGGCACAGCTGCAATAGGGGATGTTGTAGACGCGAACCTTGAAACATCCATTCAGGGCCTCTTTGTGGCCGATGCAAGTGTCCTGCCTGAGGCACCAGGGGCTCCACCAATCCTCACCCTCATGGCACTTGCAAGGCGCCTCGCAAGGCATCTGACATCTGATATATAA
- a CDS encoding preprotein translocase subunit SecD, whose protein sequence is MNRKVSKFLKDYRVILLLVLVAGSIAAVSTLGIQQGLDLKGGSLIQIKLEKPVDAATMNTVTSVLDKRLNIFGVKDVKVRASGDQNVIVEIAGVQPDQVADIVGKPGKFEARIGNETVLTGADIVSVQAPIITANEWEVPFKLSTAGAQRFAEAARGKAGQPVNMYLDDRLITSPEISPEVATGKPTTDVSITGAENSKEEAEAQAKEIETLLKSGSLPVKVKIVGVSSVSAELGKQFVEGALIAGLLAVLAIAVILIIRYRTPILVVPIFMTTLAELIIILGAAAVIRWNIDLAAIAGMLAAIGTGVDDQIIITDEVLAGEGRRTRRKFRIKDAFFIIFASAGTLIAAMLPLAYVGFARGATGIGLLAGFAFTTVLGVLIGVFITRPVYAKFIETFNLGRR, encoded by the coding sequence ATGAACAGGAAGGTTTCAAAATTCCTCAAAGATTACAGGGTTATACTCCTCCTTGTCCTCGTTGCAGGCAGTATAGCTGCGGTGTCAACCCTGGGGATCCAGCAGGGTCTTGACCTCAAGGGGGGTTCGCTCATACAGATAAAGCTTGAAAAGCCGGTGGATGCTGCCACAATGAATACAGTGACAAGCGTGCTGGACAAGAGGCTCAACATATTCGGTGTCAAGGACGTGAAGGTGCGTGCCAGTGGCGATCAGAACGTTATAGTTGAAATTGCAGGGGTCCAGCCAGATCAGGTTGCAGACATAGTTGGTAAACCAGGTAAATTTGAGGCCAGGATAGGAAACGAGACCGTCCTCACAGGGGCGGACATTGTGAGTGTTCAGGCACCCATAATCACAGCCAATGAATGGGAGGTGCCCTTCAAGCTTTCAACTGCAGGGGCGCAGAGGTTCGCTGAGGCTGCCAGGGGCAAAGCAGGGCAGCCAGTCAACATGTACCTGGATGACCGTCTGATCACCTCCCCTGAGATTTCACCGGAGGTTGCAACAGGAAAACCGACCACTGATGTCAGTATAACCGGGGCTGAGAACAGCAAGGAAGAGGCTGAGGCTCAGGCCAAGGAGATAGAGACACTCCTGAAATCAGGGTCTCTTCCTGTGAAGGTTAAAATTGTTGGTGTGAGCAGTGTATCTGCAGAACTTGGAAAACAGTTTGTGGAGGGTGCACTCATCGCAGGGCTTCTTGCTGTCCTTGCAATTGCCGTCATACTCATAATACGCTACAGGACACCCATCCTTGTTGTGCCCATCTTCATGACGACACTTGCGGAACTCATAATCATCCTTGGTGCTGCTGCTGTTATAAGGTGGAACATTGACCTTGCGGCAATAGCAGGTATGCTGGCAGCCATAGGTACCGGTGTGGATGACCAGATCATCATAACAGACGAGGTACTGGCAGGTGAGGGCAGGAGAACCAGACGTAAGTTCAGGATAAAGGATGCCTTCTTCATAATATTCGCATCTGCAGGTACCCTTATAGCTGCAATGCTTCCGCTGGCCTACGTTGGCTTTGCAAGGGGTGCCACCGGTATAGGTCTCCTTGCAGGTTTCGCATTCACCACCGTCCTTGGTGTGCTCATAGGTGTATTTATAACAAGGCCAGTGTATGCAAAGTTCATTGAAACCTTCAATCTGGGTAGAAGGTGA
- a CDS encoding TIGR00296 family protein, with protein sequence MKSISREEGRLLIETARSAIEEHLRGSETFRLPGDLPDKFRENRGVFVTLEKNGELRGCIGYPEPVRPLIDALIDAAISAATRDPRFPPVEPDELDEIEVEVSVLTPPTPIRVENPSDYPQRIRVGVDGLIVERGWARGLLLPQVATEWGWDAEEFLCNTCMKAGLPPDCFYDPQTRVYRFQAQIFSERDYR encoded by the coding sequence ATGAAATCCATATCAAGAGAGGAGGGAAGGCTTCTTATTGAAACTGCAAGGAGTGCTATTGAGGAGCACCTGCGTGGCTCCGAAACATTCAGATTACCAGGAGATCTTCCTGATAAATTCAGGGAGAACAGGGGTGTATTCGTTACACTGGAGAAGAATGGTGAGCTCAGGGGATGCATAGGTTACCCTGAACCGGTAAGGCCCCTCATAGATGCTCTCATCGACGCCGCCATATCAGCGGCCACACGTGACCCCAGGTTCCCGCCTGTTGAACCTGATGAACTTGATGAGATAGAGGTTGAGGTCAGCGTCCTCACACCACCCACCCCCATCAGGGTTGAGAATCCTTCTGATTATCCCCAGAGAATAAGGGTTGGTGTTGATGGCCTCATCGTTGAGAGGGGATGGGCCAGGGGCCTTCTACTGCCACAGGTTGCAACAGAGTGGGGATGGGATGCTGAGGAGTTCCTCTGCAACACCTGTATGAAGGCCGGACTCCCCCCTGACTGCTTCTATGACCCCCAGACAAGGGTTTACAGGTTCCAGGCCCAGATATTCAGTGAAAGGGACTACAGATAA